A section of the Ovis canadensis isolate MfBH-ARS-UI-01 breed Bighorn chromosome 1, ARS-UI_OviCan_v2, whole genome shotgun sequence genome encodes:
- the KRTAP15-1 gene encoding keratin-associated protein 15-1 translates to MSFNCSTGNFSRSLGGYLGVPVSTCDSFYPSNVVYSPSTFQLGSTLYGNCQENFFRPVSFQTPCAVTRSFQTSCSHPQNFIFRSPCQTIYTGSLGSGNIGFGSFGCGNTGFQSLGCGSNFCSPTYVSSRSCRSSYY, encoded by the coding sequence ATGTCTTTCAACTGTAGCACGGGAAACTTCTCCCGTTCCCTTGGAGGTTACTTGGGAGTCCCAGTTTCCACCTGTGATTCTTTCTACCCCAGCAATGTTGTCTACTCCCCCAGCACTTTCCAGCTGGGCTCCACTCTCTACGGTAACTGTCAGGAGAACTTCTTTAGGCCCGTCAGCTTCCAGACACCCTGTGCTGTAACCAGATCTTTCCAGACATCCTGCTCCCATCCACAGAATTTCATCTTCCGCAGTCCCTGCCAGACAATTTACACTGGATCTCTAGGGTCTGGAAATATTGGCTTTGGGTCTTTTGGTTGTGGAAATACTGGCTTCCAGTCTCTGGGCTGTGGATCCAACTTCTGCTCCCCAACTTACGTTTCCTCCAGGAGTTGCCGGTCATCTTATTACTAA